A region of Chlamydiales bacterium STE3 DNA encodes the following proteins:
- a CDS encoding Single-stranded DNA-binding protein (Product derived from UniProtKB/Swiss-Prot:Q823K0;Gene name derived from UniProtKB/Swiss-Prot:Q823K0), whose product MAKSSLNLSEWRIYMNFIFIAGHLGADPETRFTPSGQKVVSLRIAVNVRKGGKEETVWYRVTIWGDRFDKMMPYLKKGSGVIVSGELGKPEIYNDREGKPQIALEITAENIRFSPFGRGEKGKEEGAQGTSRTFTTPDSYSYTTSSSTGQGAYVEDDQDDALPF is encoded by the coding sequence ATGGCAAAATCATCTTTAAATTTATCAGAATGGAGAATCTATATGAATTTTATTTTTATCGCTGGGCATCTGGGAGCAGATCCTGAAACAAGATTTACACCAAGCGGACAAAAAGTTGTGAGTCTGCGTATTGCAGTAAATGTGCGTAAAGGTGGAAAAGAGGAGACGGTTTGGTATCGAGTCACCATTTGGGGAGACCGTTTTGATAAAATGATGCCTTACCTCAAAAAAGGCTCGGGAGTAATTGTTTCTGGAGAACTAGGAAAGCCAGAAATTTACAATGATCGAGAAGGCAAACCTCAGATTGCATTAGAAATTACAGCAGAGAACATTCGCTTCAGCCCATTTGGACGCGGCGAAAAAGGAAAGGAAGAGGGGGCACAAGGAACTTCTCGCACTTTTACAACTCCTGACTCTTACAGTTATACCACCTCAAGCTCTACCGGCCAGGGAGCGTATGTTGAAGATGATCAAGACGACGCATTGCCATTTTAA
- a CDS encoding hypothetical protein (Product derived from UniProtKB/Trembl:Q6MC70), with the protein MSFENAKENLKEFGKELGLEGLEFDENNTCILGIDDEFSLHLTYEPNSKRLYLYSPLLDGLPRDQKTLLRLYERLLEGSLLGGQMAGGGVGVAVKEELVLIHCTLDMEHAPSNALRAFAPLYVETVEKWRKICADVSQGREDTQKSSGDDIFPTKGGKPGQGFIKI; encoded by the coding sequence ATGTCATTTGAAAATGCGAAAGAAAATTTAAAAGAGTTTGGTAAAGAACTTGGTTTAGAGGGTTTAGAGTTTGACGAAAACAATACATGTATTTTGGGAATCGACGACGAATTCTCTCTACACTTGACCTATGAGCCCAACTCCAAGCGCTTGTATCTCTATTCTCCCTTGCTCGACGGCCTTCCTCGTGATCAGAAAACTCTCCTGCGCCTATATGAGAGGTTATTAGAGGGATCTCTTCTTGGCGGTCAAATGGCCGGTGGGGGAGTTGGAGTTGCAGTTAAAGAAGAACTCGTCTTAATTCACTGCACTTTGGATATGGAACATGCACCTTCAAATGCTCTTAGAGCTTTTGCTCCACTTTATGTTGAAACGGTTGAAAAATGGCGTAAAATTTGTGCAGATGTTTCACAGGGAAGAGAAGACACACAAAAAAGCTCGGGAGATGACATTTTCCCTACAAAAGGTGGAAAACCAGGACAAGGGTTTATCAAGATTTAA